Proteins encoded within one genomic window of Rhododendron vialii isolate Sample 1 chromosome 1a, ASM3025357v1:
- the LOC131332116 gene encoding guanine nucleotide-binding protein-like NSN1 has product MGGTSEEYVHKCSFGHDLKWSGENEASVALRNCKKIEKLEDPMGLVKEILKLCPARVLVALYKLPSFDSVDFLKKVATVRGKLKKGGIVDVESAARKSSCMTGMKVKSHTIRCLQLGIKKNSQNQKSFQNSERSSILTRFTAASIHLLGALNLSMM; this is encoded by the exons ATGGGCGGCACGAGTGAGGAATACGTCCACAA ATGTTCTTTTGGTCATGACCTAAAATGGTCTGGGGAGAATGAGGCATCTGTTGCTCTTCGAAACTGCAAAAAGATCGAGAAACTAGAGGATCCGATGGGGCTAG TCAAGGAAATTCTCAAGCTTTGCCCTGCAAGAGTGTTGGTAGCATTGTACAAGCTCCCAAGCTTTGACTCAGTCGACTTCCTAAAAAAAGTGGCCACTGTCAGGGGTAAGCTTAAAAAGGGTGGTATTGTGGATGTTGAATCTGCTGCGAGAAAATCGTCTTGCATGACTGGAATGAAG GTAAAATCCCATACTATACGATGCCTCCAACTAGGAATCAAGAAGAACAGTCAGAATCAAAAATCTTTTCAGAACTCGGAAAGGAGTTCAATATTGACGAGATTTACAGCAGCGAGTATTCATTTATTGGGAGCCTTAAATCTTTCGATGATGTAA